The following coding sequences are from one Megamonas funiformis window:
- the rpmH gene encoding 50S ribosomal protein L34, which produces MKQTFQPNTHWKKKTHGFRQRMKTKGGRLVLKRRRTRGRHKLSA; this is translated from the coding sequence CAGCCAAATACTCATTGGAAAAAGAAAACTCATGGTTTCCGTCAACGTATGAAAACTAAAGGTGGTCGCCTTGTTTTAAAAAGAAGACGTACTAGAGGAAGACATAAGTTATCCGCATAA